From a region of the Odocoileus virginianus isolate 20LAN1187 ecotype Illinois unplaced genomic scaffold, Ovbor_1.2 Unplaced_Contig_5, whole genome shotgun sequence genome:
- the LOC139033836 gene encoding olfactory receptor 9S13-like, translating to MSSCGNGNLSVMPLQEFVLDGFVGGPQTQALLFTLFLALYVVAVLGNLTMIVLITLDARLHSPMYFFLKNLSFVDLCYSSVIYPKALFDLMSSTKVITFAGCATQFFFFSLLITTEGFLLAVMAYDRFVAICSPLRYPISMRPSVCARLVLGSYCGGCLNSILQTSFTFSLPFCSSNHIDHFHCDVPPLLEIACADTTINELVMFAISGLIIVGTTLVVLTSYGYITGTILRMRSGGGRHKLFSTCGSHMTAVSLFYGTVFVMYAQPGAVESMEQGKVVSVFYTLVIPMLNPLIYSLRNRDVQDALWRLGQRHTAT from the coding sequence ATGTCATCCTGTGGGAACGGAAACCTCTCAGTGATGCCTCTGCAGGAGTTCGTGCTGGATGGGTTTGTGGGTGGCCCACAGACCCAGGCCCTGCTCTTCACCCTGTTCCTGGCCCTGTATGTGGTGGCCGTCCTGGGGAACCTCACCATGATCGTGCTCATCACCCTGGATGCCCGTCTGCACTCCccaatgtacttcttcctcaagAACCTCTCCTTTGTGGACCTGTGCTACTCATCTGTCATCTACCCCAAGGCCCTGTTTGACTTAATGTCATCAACCAAGGTCATCACCTTTGCAGGTTGTGCCACCcagttcttcttcttctccctGCTCATCACCACTGAGGGATTCCTCTTGGccgtgatggcctatgaccgcttcgTGGCCATCTGCAGCCCCCTGCGCTACCCCATCTCCATGCGCCCCTCGGTCTGTGCCCGCCTGGTGCTGGGCTCCTACTGCGGGGGCTGCCTCAACTCCATCCTGCAGACCAGCTTCACATTCAGCCTCCCATTCTGCAGCTCCAACCACATCGACCACTTCCACTGTGATGTGCCCCCTCTGCTTGAGATTGCCTGTGCTGACACTACCATCAATGAGCTGGTCATGTTTGCCATCTCTGGCCTCATCATCGTGGGCACCACACTCGTGGTCCTCACCTCCTACGGCTACATCACAGGGACCATCCTGAGGATGCGCTCAGGAGGAGGGAGACACAAGCTCTTCTCCACCTGCGGCTCCCACATGACAGCCGTGTCCCTCTTTTATGGGACTGTCTTTGTGATGTATGCCCAGCCGGGAGCTGTGGAGTCCATGGAGCAGGGCAAGGTGGTCTCTGTCTTCTACACCCTGGTCATCCCGATGCTCAACCCCCTCATCTACAGTCTGAGAAACAGGGATGTGCAGGATGCCCTGTGGAGACTGGGCCAGAGACACACAGCCACGTGA